From the Nodularia sphaerocarpa UHCC 0038 genome, the window TGGGAATGTGATCTCGCCCAAATAAAAGCCCTATCTATCACCGATGATGTGGTGGAATTTATGGCGATGCAATTGCAGAAATTGCCCAAGAAAACCCAAAATGTCCTCAAGTTAGCGGCTTGTATGGGAAACCAATTTGATTTAGCCACATTGGCGATTGTTTCTCAAAATTCAGCAGCAGAAGCGGCGGCGGATTTGTGGAAAGCCTTACAGGAAGGACTGATTCTGCCGCAAAGTCAGGTTTATAAATTTTATCTGTGCCATGAACAAGCAGATGTGAATAGTGACAATATCGAAAATGTCGCCTATCGGTTTCTACATGATCGCGTTCAGCAAGCTGCTTATTCTCTCATTCCCGCAGACCAAAAACAAACAACTCATCTCACCATTGGAAAACTATTACTCCAGCAGACTCCCAAAGCCGAACAGTCAGCCAAAATTTTCACTCTGGTAAATCAATTCAAATTAGGGATAGATTTAGTCCAAGATTTCCCAGAACAGCAAAACCTCGCCCAATTGAATTTAATCGCTGGACGCAGAGCCAAAAGTGCTACAGCTTATGCCGCCGCCGTAGAGTATTATGGTACAGCTAGAAAATTGTTAGCAAACCACAATTGGTCAGAATGCTATGAGTTAAAATTGGCAATCTACACAGAAGCGATTGAAGCTGCTTATCTCAATACTGATTTTACCCAGATGGAACAGCTATCTGAGATGGTGCTAGAACAGGTAACAGATATTTTGGATCGCGTACCCATTTATGAAACTAAAATCCAAGCTTGTAGCGCTCAGAATCAACTGCGACTAGGAATAGATATGGGTGTTGCTATTCTCCATGAATTGGGGATTGATTTCCCAGATCATCCCAGAAATGAAGATGCAGCCGCAGCAATAGAGAAAACTCGCTTACTATTGGCAGAAAAACCCCCTTCAGAATTAATTGATCTGCCGATGATCACAGATCAGCGTGTGCAAGCAGCGATACGTATTCTGTCGAGTATGTTCGGCATTGCTTATAATTGTTCTCCTGAAATGTTACCCCTGATTATTTGTCAGCAGGTTAATTTATCAATTGAATATGGTAATACGGCGCTATCTGCTTTTGCTTATGTCACTTATGGCTTAATTCTCAACGCCTTTACGGGTGCTGTGGAAACAAGCTATGAATTTGGACAACTGGCTTTAAATTTAATCGAGAAGTTATCCACTCCAGAACTAAACGCCAAGGTTCAAGCCATATTCAATAATTTCATCAGACATTGGCAAGATCCCCTGCACACAACCCTGACATTTTCATTACAAGGCTACCAAAGTGGGTTGGCAAGTGGAGATTTAGAATGGGCTGTGTGGTGTATATGCGGTTATAGTTTCCATGTTTACTGCACTGGTAAGGAACTGACAGCATTAGAACCAGAATTAGCTAGATATGGCATGGCGATCGCCAAACTCAAGCAAACCACAGCCCTCAATTATCAGAAAACCTATCACCAAGCGGTGTTAAATTTATTGGGTGGTAGTGAAATTCCTCATCGTTTAGTGGGTAATGTCTACAACGAAGAGCTAATGTTACCCCAACACCTGGAAGTGAACGATCGCCCGGCTGTTTATCACGCCAAGATTAACAAACTGATTCTTTGCTACCTGTTTGGAGAGTATGATCAAGCTATAGTTGAGGCTACCATTGCCGAAGAATATTTAGACGGCGTTCCGGGGTTATTTGTCAGTGTTTTGCTGCCGTTTTATGATGCTTTAACTCACTTGACAGTCTGCAACCAACTTTCTCCAGATGCAGCTGCTGCTAGTTTGGCGCGGGTGCAACAACATCAAGCAAAACTCCAGCAATGGGCAGAATATGCTCCCAGTAATCATTTACACAAATTTAACTTAGTAGAAGCCGAACATTGCCGAGTATTGGGCAAATCTTACGCAGCGATGGAACTATATGATTGCGCCATTGCGGGAGCTAAAGAAAACGGCTACCTTCAAGAAGAAGCTTTAGGTAACGAACTGGCGGCTAAGTTCTACCTGGATTGGGGTAAAGAAAAAGTCGCCGCCGGCTATATGCAGGAAGCTTACTATTGCTATGCTCGTTGGGGTGCGAAAGCTAAAACAGAGGATCTCGAACATCGCTATCCCCAGTTACTGCGTCCCATTTTCCTCCAGGCTAGGGGAACCATCAACTCACTGGAAACCCTGGCTTCTATGGCTACCCCTAATATTTCGATTCACGCCTCTACAACAGCTAGCATTTCTTCTAGTTCTAACATGAATACGGTGCTAGATTTTGCGGCAATTATCAAAGCTTCTCAAAGTCTTTCTAGTACCATTAAACTGGATGAACTGCTGCACCAGTTAACTCAGGTGATTCTGCAAAATTCCGGGGGCGATCGCTGTGCCTTAATTATGCCCCATAGTGATGGTAACTGGCAGGTAAAAGCTATTGCTACACAGGATAGCACAAAACTTTGTTTTGAACCTTTAGAGGGGAATCTCCATCTGCCTGTGAAGCTGATTCAGTATGTGAAAAACACCCAAGAATTGGTGGTAATTGATCGTCTGAAAACGGATCTACCTGTGATTGATGAATATTTAATCCGGCAGCAACCAAAAAGTATACTGTGTTTGCCGATTCTCAATCAAGGAAAATTAATTGGGATTTTGTATTTGAATAATCGTTCCACCAGTGGAGTATTTACGAGCGATCGCCTTCTTATTCTCAACTTTCTTTGTACTCAAGCTGCTATTTCCTTAGAAAATGTCCGACTTTATCAACAAGCTGGGCAAGCATTACAAGATTTACAAAAAGCACAATTACAACTGGTGCAAAGTGAGAAAATGTTCGCCTTGGGTAACTTAGTCGCTGGTGTCGCCCATGAAATCAATAATCCCTTGGGGTTTATCTCTGCGACTGTGCAACAAATTAAACCGATGTTTGC encodes:
- a CDS encoding trifunctional serine/threonine-protein kinase/ATP-binding protein/sensor histidine kinase; the encoded protein is MITVDPTPIIPGYKINSQLYLGYRTLVYRAIREQDQLPVVIKLLTCEYPSFNELLQFRNQYTISKNLNISGIIHPLSLEPYGHAYILVMEDTGLIALGEYIKTTSISLIEILEIAIQLTNILDNLVLNHIIHKDIKPANILINPKTKEVKLIDFSIASLLPKETQELKNPHVLEGTLAYISPEQTGRMNRGIDYRSDFYSLGVTFYELFTGELPFISDDPMELVHCHIAKTPTALVNKKPSMGNREEIPQVVSDIVMKLMAKNAEDRYQSALGLKHDLEKCWDELKNTGKITDFEIGKRDLCDRFLIPEKLYGRKAEVKTLLNACERVSQGKTEMMLVAGFSGIGKTAVVNEIHKPITRQQGYFIKGKFDQFNRNIPFSAFVQALRDLIGQLFSESDAQLAQWRGEIIASVGDNGQVLISVIPELERIIGKQPPTPELSGTAAQNRFNLLFQKFIAVFSTAEHPLVMFLDDLQWADFASLELIKLLMEEQNYLLLLGAYRDNEVEATHPFMLTVEELKKTRKTVNTITLLPLSFGDTNQLVADTLNCPTERSHSLTELIDRKTQGNPFFITQFLKALHEDAQITFNRNQGYWECDLAQIKALSITDDVVEFMAMQLQKLPKKTQNVLKLAACMGNQFDLATLAIVSQNSAAEAAADLWKALQEGLILPQSQVYKFYLCHEQADVNSDNIENVAYRFLHDRVQQAAYSLIPADQKQTTHLTIGKLLLQQTPKAEQSAKIFTLVNQFKLGIDLVQDFPEQQNLAQLNLIAGRRAKSATAYAAAVEYYGTARKLLANHNWSECYELKLAIYTEAIEAAYLNTDFTQMEQLSEMVLEQVTDILDRVPIYETKIQACSAQNQLRLGIDMGVAILHELGIDFPDHPRNEDAAAAIEKTRLLLAEKPPSELIDLPMITDQRVQAAIRILSSMFGIAYNCSPEMLPLIICQQVNLSIEYGNTALSAFAYVTYGLILNAFTGAVETSYEFGQLALNLIEKLSTPELNAKVQAIFNNFIRHWQDPLHTTLTFSLQGYQSGLASGDLEWAVWCICGYSFHVYCTGKELTALEPELARYGMAIAKLKQTTALNYQKTYHQAVLNLLGGSEIPHRLVGNVYNEELMLPQHLEVNDRPAVYHAKINKLILCYLFGEYDQAIVEATIAEEYLDGVPGLFVSVLLPFYDALTHLTVCNQLSPDAAAASLARVQQHQAKLQQWAEYAPSNHLHKFNLVEAEHCRVLGKSYAAMELYDCAIAGAKENGYLQEEALGNELAAKFYLDWGKEKVAAGYMQEAYYCYARWGAKAKTEDLEHRYPQLLRPIFLQARGTINSLETLASMATPNISIHASTTASISSSSNMNTVLDFAAIIKASQSLSSTIKLDELLHQLTQVILQNSGGDRCALIMPHSDGNWQVKAIATQDSTKLCFEPLEGNLHLPVKLIQYVKNTQELVVIDRLKTDLPVIDEYLIRQQPKSILCLPILNQGKLIGILYLNNRSTSGVFTSDRLLILNFLCTQAAISLENVRLYQQAGQALQDLQKAQLQLVQSEKMFALGNLVAGVAHEINNPLGFISATVQQIKPMFAEMLTHLQLYQARLPEPGAEILDHAAEIDLDYSLEDLPKMIDSMIMASDRLKDISTSLRTFSRADQDYQVPFQIHEGINSTILILKHRLKANEQRPAIQVINEYSNLPEIKCFPGQLNQVFMNILANAIDALEESNKERSFADIQAHPPYIFIKTLMIDNKVKIAISDNGIGMTEEVKQQIFDHLFTTKAVGKGTGLGLAIARQIVVEKHHGSLIVNSRLGEGTEFVITLPILGINN